A window of the Synechococcus sp. LTW-R genome harbors these coding sequences:
- a CDS encoding NAD(P)H-dependent glycerol-3-phosphate dehydrogenase, translating to MGLAIGVLGLGAWGQTLADLVERQGHQVCSWSRRTGGSPLEVIQGADLVLVAVALQGVKHLAPELGPHWPQQVPLVSCSKGLDLETQSTASQLWLGSQPSLQVVVLSGPNLADELAKGCPAASVLAGRDSVLVQELQQTLSSQQLRLYASADPLGVELAGALKNVMAIAGGICDGLQLGANAKASLLCRGMAEMALVLERLGGDPASLYGLAGLGDLLATANSPLSRNYRFGLALAEGKGGDEALVQVGATVEGKKTAEAVVAVGERYGLALPICQQVVDLLEGRCGPREAVHALMQRSLRGEQG from the coding sequence ATGGGACTTGCCATCGGTGTCCTGGGTCTTGGGGCCTGGGGACAAACCTTGGCGGATCTGGTCGAGCGCCAAGGCCATCAGGTGTGCAGCTGGAGTCGCCGCACTGGCGGATCGCCGTTGGAGGTCATCCAGGGGGCCGATCTGGTCCTAGTTGCTGTGGCGCTCCAGGGCGTGAAGCACCTGGCACCGGAACTCGGCCCGCACTGGCCGCAGCAGGTCCCACTGGTGAGCTGCAGCAAGGGCCTGGATTTGGAGACCCAGAGCACGGCCAGTCAGCTCTGGCTGGGCAGTCAGCCAAGCCTTCAGGTCGTGGTCTTAAGCGGTCCGAACCTGGCCGATGAATTGGCCAAGGGCTGCCCAGCGGCCAGTGTCTTGGCGGGCCGTGATTCAGTCCTCGTCCAGGAGCTGCAGCAGACGCTGAGTTCCCAGCAGTTGCGCCTGTATGCGAGTGCCGATCCCCTTGGGGTCGAGCTGGCTGGAGCCCTGAAAAACGTGATGGCCATCGCCGGGGGCATCTGCGATGGGCTTCAACTCGGGGCGAACGCGAAGGCCTCGCTCCTCTGTCGGGGCATGGCCGAGATGGCGCTCGTTCTGGAGCGTCTCGGTGGGGACCCGGCGAGCCTTTATGGCTTGGCGGGTCTGGGGGATCTCTTGGCCACGGCCAACAGCCCCCTGAGCCGGAATTACCGCTTTGGCCTGGCCCTGGCCGAAGGAAAGGGCGGCGATGAAGCCCTTGTTCAGGTGGGTGCCACGGTGGAGGGCAAAAAAACAGCCGAGGCTGTCGTGGCTGTCGGAGAGCGTTACGGCTTGGCTCTCCCGATCTGCCAACAGGTGGTGGATCTGTTGGAGGGACGCTGTGGTCCAAGGGAGGCCGTCCATGCCTTAATGCAACGGAGTCTTCGCGGCGAGCAGGGATAG
- the rlmD gene encoding 23S rRNA (uracil(1939)-C(5))-methyltransferase RlmD has translation MGVNKVQLGTSITVEITGFGHEGQGVGRWNETAVFIAGTLPGETVQARVRRCAKRHLEADLIEVTQAHPERQKPPCILAERCGGCSLQHASAALQLDLKRDLVQQSLSRLAKLEVAVEPVWGCKHSLGYRNRALIPLERAEDGRLRAGYYRRGSHKIVNLNHCPVLDPRIDGLIEPIKRDLEKTGWPVDVNLSGKGGLRHLALRVGSATGEILITLVSSHRQLKGLETLAQRWMERWPEVVGVGLNLQPKASNVVMGPETDLIAGRFWLLEVFDGIELRIAADTFFQVNTLQAERLVEPLRAFFATGQSATVIDAYSGIGTYSLPLARSGLKVLGLEVHPASVSQATANAERNGIGTAFFEQADVAMVLAERLKMTGSLLVDPPRKGLSAEALAAILDGKPERLAYISCNPSTLARDLQQLCGEDGGYQLERVQPVDFFPQTSHVETLALLTQSGSGA, from the coding sequence ATGGGTGTCAACAAGGTGCAATTGGGTACATCCATCACGGTGGAGATCACGGGCTTTGGCCATGAGGGCCAAGGGGTGGGCCGTTGGAATGAGACCGCCGTCTTCATCGCAGGAACGCTGCCTGGTGAAACGGTTCAGGCCCGGGTGCGGCGCTGCGCCAAGCGGCATCTGGAGGCTGACCTGATCGAGGTCACCCAAGCCCACCCAGAGCGTCAGAAGCCCCCGTGCATCCTCGCTGAGCGCTGCGGTGGCTGCAGCCTGCAACACGCCTCGGCGGCGCTGCAACTGGATCTGAAGCGGGATCTCGTCCAACAAAGCTTGAGTCGCTTGGCCAAGTTGGAAGTGGCGGTCGAACCGGTTTGGGGCTGCAAGCACAGCCTGGGTTATCGCAATCGAGCCCTAATCCCCCTGGAACGGGCCGAAGACGGGCGCCTCCGGGCCGGTTACTACCGCCGCGGCAGCCACAAAATCGTCAACCTCAACCACTGTCCCGTTCTCGATCCCCGTATCGATGGCCTGATTGAGCCCATCAAGCGCGATCTTGAGAAAACCGGCTGGCCCGTCGACGTCAATCTCAGTGGCAAAGGCGGCTTGCGCCACCTTGCCCTGCGGGTGGGCTCGGCCACTGGGGAAATCCTGATCACCTTGGTTAGCAGTCACCGCCAGCTCAAAGGGCTGGAGACGTTGGCGCAGCGTTGGATGGAGCGCTGGCCGGAGGTCGTCGGCGTTGGTCTGAACTTGCAACCCAAGGCCTCCAATGTGGTCATGGGACCAGAGACGGACCTGATCGCGGGACGGTTCTGGTTGCTGGAGGTCTTTGATGGCATCGAACTGCGCATCGCAGCCGACACCTTTTTCCAGGTCAATACGCTGCAGGCCGAGCGGCTCGTTGAGCCGCTGCGGGCTTTCTTTGCGACAGGTCAGAGCGCCACGGTGATTGATGCCTACAGCGGCATCGGGACCTACAGCCTGCCCTTGGCGCGTTCGGGCCTCAAGGTGTTGGGTCTGGAGGTCCATCCTGCCTCCGTCAGCCAAGCCACGGCCAATGCGGAACGCAATGGAATTGGGACGGCTTTCTTCGAGCAGGCCGACGTGGCCATGGTTCTGGCCGAACGCTTAAAAATGACGGGATCCCTGCTCGTCGACCCGCCCCGCAAAGGGCTGAGTGCTGAAGCCCTGGCCGCCATTCTGGACGGGAAGCCCGAGCGACTGGCCTACATCAGCTGCAACCCCTCAACCCTGGCCAGGGATCTGCAGCAATTGTGCGGTGAAGACGGCGGCTACCAGCTCGAACGGGTTCAGCCCGTTGACTTCTTCCCCCAGACCAGCCACGTGGAAACCCTGGCGCTGCTGACCCAGTCCGGCTCAGGCGCGTAG
- a CDS encoding PhzF family phenazine biosynthesis protein — MGELTPGDQAQRAVLIEAFAAGPMQGNGAAVVELSQAARSEWMQALAGSLQQSETAFLWRNSDGQWCLRWFTPTCEVPLCGHATLASTLALQRWGLMKPGQELVLASRSGGLRVCVDPSTAGAASLTLPSEPLVAEPCPSYLAAILNAEAQGYWTSTLGYRVVLIGEDQSLETLAGVSERLQGPDRQGLVVMQALPADRPQRLLGQPCDYKLRFFAPGLGIDEDPVTGSAHALVAPWWAQQLGKTTLHGWQPSRRSGGMRCEVLQGLQVQLSGTGHVLWEGQIEAGAPGHDPGGWDVCRVSAA, encoded by the coding sequence ATGGGCGAGCTGACTCCAGGGGATCAGGCCCAGCGGGCGGTCCTGATCGAGGCGTTTGCAGCCGGACCCATGCAGGGGAATGGAGCCGCGGTCGTGGAACTCAGCCAAGCGGCCCGTTCGGAGTGGATGCAGGCCCTTGCCGGCAGCCTGCAGCAATCCGAAACCGCCTTTCTCTGGCGGAACTCTGACGGTCAGTGGTGCCTGCGCTGGTTTACGCCCACCTGTGAAGTGCCGCTCTGCGGTCACGCCACCTTGGCGTCCACCTTGGCCTTACAACGATGGGGACTGATGAAGCCCGGGCAGGAGCTGGTCCTGGCCAGTCGCAGTGGCGGCCTCAGGGTCTGTGTCGACCCCTCAACCGCTGGAGCGGCGTCGCTAACTCTTCCCAGTGAGCCCCTCGTGGCCGAACCCTGCCCGAGCTACCTGGCTGCGATCCTGAACGCCGAGGCCCAGGGCTACTGGACGTCGACATTGGGCTACCGGGTGGTCCTGATTGGAGAAGACCAATCCCTGGAGACACTGGCGGGGGTGAGCGAACGACTCCAAGGCCCGGACCGTCAGGGTCTGGTCGTCATGCAGGCCCTGCCCGCTGACCGGCCGCAGCGGCTCCTTGGCCAGCCCTGCGATTACAAACTGCGTTTCTTTGCCCCTGGCCTCGGAATCGATGAGGACCCGGTGACGGGCTCAGCCCATGCCCTGGTGGCGCCCTGGTGGGCGCAACAGCTTGGCAAGACGACGCTGCACGGTTGGCAGCCGTCCCGGCGCAGTGGTGGCATGCGCTGTGAGGTCCTTCAAGGCTTGCAGGTGCAACTGAGCGGCACGGGTCATGTCCTTTGGGAGGGACAGATTGAAGCCGGTGCCCCCGGCCATGATCCGGGCGGCTGGGACGTCTGCAGGGTGAGCGCAGCGTGA
- a CDS encoding sigma factor SigF, whose amino-acid sequence MISPFFACADSGSPAQMRRRHQERKHQMLTFWRDGLERQLAAINAALSTLERQMQDSAES is encoded by the coding sequence ATGATTTCGCCCTTCTTTGCCTGCGCTGACTCCGGTTCTCCTGCCCAGATGCGGCGGCGGCACCAGGAGCGCAAGCACCAGATGCTCACCTTCTGGCGCGACGGCCTCGAGCGTCAGCTGGCGGCGATCAATGCCGCCCTCAGCACCCTGGAGCGTCAGATGCAGGATTCAGCTGAGTCCTGA
- a CDS encoding allophycocyanin subunit alpha-B, whose product MSVVRDLILQADDELRYPTGGELRSMVDFLSTGANRLSVVRVLTDNEKKIVDEASKQLFSRKPEYVAPGGNAYGAKQRAQCLRDFGWYLRLVTYGLLAGSTELIQKIGLEGAREMYNSLGVPMPGMVESMRCMKEAALVLLNADDAAVAAPYFDFLIQGMQTPC is encoded by the coding sequence ATGAGCGTCGTACGCGATCTGATCCTTCAGGCAGACGATGAGCTCCGCTATCCCACCGGCGGTGAGCTGCGCTCCATGGTGGATTTCCTCTCCACCGGCGCCAATCGCCTGTCTGTTGTCCGTGTTCTGACCGACAACGAGAAGAAGATTGTTGACGAGGCCTCCAAGCAGCTCTTCAGCCGTAAGCCCGAATACGTCGCCCCCGGCGGTAACGCCTATGGCGCCAAGCAGCGTGCCCAGTGCCTGCGTGACTTTGGCTGGTATCTCAGGCTCGTCACCTACGGCCTCCTGGCTGGCAGCACCGAACTGATTCAGAAAATCGGCCTCGAAGGTGCCCGTGAGATGTACAACAGCCTCGGCGTTCCTATGCCAGGCATGGTCGAGTCCATGCGCTGCATGAAGGAGGCCGCTCTGGTCCTGCTCAATGCTGATGATGCGGCCGTCGCAGCCCCCTACTTCGATTTCCTGATCCAGGGCATGCAGACCCCCTGCTGA
- a CDS encoding ATP adenylyltransferase has translation MTLPSELRGGDEMGGLGRYGTAALHCSDVAEANGALVPLQTALEPIESCAPFVLRRLVSATPKHLRREGPKPNPFLPWDQRLEVERLGSSHLLLLNKFPVQRCHLLLITQQWRPQSGWLEPSDWQQLARVDAETPGLWFFNSCPEAGASQPHRHLQLLPRLPNEEICPLQASIAAQLAGDEEPWPWRYQLSRRTQYDGPAASEELEELYQEHAARLGLGDANTAERPKAPYNVLISPEWFMTVARVKEHAAGFSVNALGFAGYLLLTGGSDATWLRSNGALALLRSVAMAP, from the coding sequence GTGACGCTCCCATCAGAGCTGCGCGGAGGGGACGAGATGGGCGGTCTTGGTCGCTACGGGACGGCAGCGCTGCACTGCAGCGACGTCGCCGAGGCCAATGGCGCCCTTGTCCCCCTGCAAACGGCCCTCGAGCCAATCGAGAGCTGCGCGCCCTTCGTCCTGCGTCGGTTGGTCTCGGCCACCCCCAAGCATCTACGGCGTGAAGGCCCCAAACCAAATCCCTTCTTGCCTTGGGATCAGCGGCTGGAGGTGGAGCGCCTTGGGAGTTCGCATCTCTTGTTGCTCAATAAGTTTCCAGTTCAGCGCTGTCATCTGCTGTTAATCACGCAGCAGTGGCGCCCCCAGTCGGGATGGCTTGAGCCAAGCGATTGGCAGCAGTTGGCGCGGGTCGATGCCGAGACCCCAGGCCTGTGGTTTTTCAATAGCTGCCCCGAAGCCGGGGCCAGCCAACCGCACCGTCACCTGCAGTTGCTGCCGCGGCTACCGAACGAGGAGATCTGTCCGCTGCAGGCCTCGATCGCAGCACAACTCGCGGGCGATGAGGAACCCTGGCCCTGGCGGTATCAGCTCAGCCGGCGCACGCAGTACGACGGCCCAGCCGCCTCGGAGGAGCTGGAGGAGCTCTACCAGGAGCACGCCGCCCGTCTGGGCTTGGGGGATGCCAACACTGCTGAGCGGCCGAAGGCCCCATACAACGTCTTGATCAGTCCGGAGTGGTTCATGACCGTGGCTCGGGTCAAGGAACACGCAGCTGGATTCAGTGTCAACGCCCTGGGGTTTGCGGGGTACCTGCTGCTGACAGGCGGTTCTGATGCAACCTGGTTGCGCTCCAACGGCGCCTTGGCCCTACTGCGGTCGGTCGCCATGGCTCCGTGA
- a CDS encoding J domain-containing protein has translation MSQRETDKRRISLELSEELLTWIDSLKGQLGLRSRGDLVERLLQEVRGGQDTYTESESAEEQLEVRVSSTAGEELNEAEAEESQAPLNEDVSIVLVHSGLVAQRDSDDVSSNATEIVDEPLAPSAGGSGIQLPGFVRKQAKRVKQTLEAPARSSQPDATLALIRGADLDIALHQALHHWSEVYGQAPTDAALEAAMVWLARDIWPQSGDSDGRPFGWNLVQQVMYSYAPDWTEGQPSLERVIVAAGILEDPFGGSSLPARVASLITRFVQCHRSRNKRSTSFDAIDNSMNVHSALKMLQLATVADRPYTLREIREAYRTQAVSHHPDAGGSADAMRRLNEAYQFLKERYREAT, from the coding sequence GTGAGCCAGCGAGAGACCGACAAACGCCGGATCTCGCTGGAACTCAGCGAGGAACTGTTGACCTGGATCGACAGCCTCAAGGGACAACTGGGGCTGCGAAGCCGTGGCGACCTGGTCGAACGCCTCCTCCAGGAGGTCCGGGGCGGTCAAGACACCTACACAGAGAGCGAGTCCGCAGAAGAGCAGCTGGAGGTTCGAGTCTCCTCAACCGCCGGCGAGGAATTAAACGAGGCTGAAGCCGAAGAATCTCAGGCGCCCCTCAACGAAGACGTTTCCATCGTTCTCGTCCATTCCGGACTTGTCGCACAGCGGGACTCGGATGACGTCTCAAGCAATGCGACCGAGATTGTCGATGAGCCGTTGGCGCCGAGTGCCGGCGGAAGCGGCATTCAGCTCCCCGGCTTTGTGCGCAAACAGGCCAAACGGGTCAAGCAGACCCTGGAGGCTCCAGCACGCTCAAGTCAACCCGACGCGACCTTGGCCCTCATCCGGGGGGCGGACCTCGACATTGCCCTCCACCAGGCTCTCCACCATTGGAGTGAGGTCTATGGCCAGGCGCCAACGGATGCCGCCCTCGAAGCGGCGATGGTCTGGCTCGCCCGCGACATCTGGCCGCAGTCCGGGGACAGCGACGGCAGACCGTTTGGCTGGAACCTGGTGCAGCAGGTCATGTACTCCTATGCCCCCGATTGGACCGAGGGCCAACCCAGCCTGGAGAGGGTCATCGTCGCTGCCGGAATCCTTGAGGATCCCTTTGGCGGTTCGAGCTTGCCCGCTCGCGTCGCCAGCTTGATCACCCGCTTTGTTCAGTGCCATCGGAGTCGCAACAAGCGCAGCACGTCCTTCGATGCGATCGACAACAGCATGAACGTGCACAGCGCACTGAAGATGCTGCAGCTCGCCACCGTGGCTGATCGTCCTTACACCCTCCGGGAAATTCGCGAGGCCTACCGCACTCAGGCCGTGAGCCACCACCCCGATGCCGGTGGTTCAGCGGATGCGATGCGCCGCCTCAATGAGGCGTACCAATTCCTCAAGGAGCGCTACCGCGAAGCGACCTGA
- a CDS encoding DUF2237 family protein, giving the protein MSIAETKALNVLGEPLQECGCDPMTGWFRDSYCHTDAADLGRHSVCCVVNEQFLSYSKAQGNDLTTPVPAYNFPGLKPGDHWCVCAARWLEAYQDGMAPPVRLEACEDSTLAVIPLDLLQAHATTR; this is encoded by the coding sequence ATGAGCATCGCCGAAACCAAGGCCCTGAATGTGCTTGGAGAGCCCTTGCAGGAGTGCGGATGTGACCCGATGACCGGTTGGTTTCGTGACAGTTACTGCCACACCGATGCGGCGGACCTGGGACGCCACAGCGTGTGTTGCGTCGTCAATGAGCAATTTCTGAGCTACTCCAAGGCCCAGGGCAACGATCTGACGACGCCAGTGCCCGCCTACAACTTCCCTGGCCTCAAACCGGGGGATCATTGGTGCGTCTGCGCGGCCCGTTGGCTGGAGGCCTACCAGGACGGGATGGCCCCGCCGGTGCGGCTTGAGGCCTGTGAGGATTCAACCCTGGCCGTGATTCCCCTGGACCTGCTCCAGGCCCACGCCACCACCCGCTGA
- a CDS encoding DUF4090 family protein: MAIAGPGGVDAAIASGIDLDGSPIPQEMLSLYTEVMDLESQRARSGVKKSMRNRVVKTGSKHFDQETLDARLKAAGWEGLKDKEVAFFYGS; encoded by the coding sequence ATGGCCATTGCTGGACCTGGCGGCGTTGATGCTGCGATCGCCTCAGGCATCGATCTCGATGGCAGCCCGATCCCCCAGGAGATGCTCAGCCTCTACACCGAGGTGATGGACCTGGAGAGCCAGAGGGCCCGCAGCGGTGTCAAAAAATCAATGAGGAACCGTGTCGTGAAGACCGGGTCCAAGCATTTCGACCAGGAGACCCTCGATGCTCGCCTCAAGGCAGCCGGTTGGGAGGGTCTGAAGGACAAGGAAGTGGCGTTCTTCTACGGCAGCTGA
- a CDS encoding sigma-70 family RNA polymerase sigma factor — protein sequence MHYAKRCHEPLDDLTQEGWIGFLRAYQGSERLRERPLGAYAKTFIRGAILRYLRDKGKLVRLPRSTQERLQELRCLKQQARTPKGLTPDALRRVTGWSTASLNALEQAELLMRLRPLENEDCGEPSSLERERPLPDGVMASQWLASIPQRHRQVVELVVLEGLSLRRAGHALGISAATVRRRLQLGLAELRTQLNPASDAPGC from the coding sequence TTGCACTACGCCAAACGCTGCCACGAACCACTCGACGACCTCACCCAGGAGGGCTGGATCGGCTTCTTGCGGGCGTACCAGGGAAGTGAACGCCTCCGCGAGAGACCCCTCGGGGCCTACGCCAAAACCTTCATCCGCGGCGCGATTCTTCGCTACCTCAGGGACAAGGGCAAGCTGGTGCGCTTGCCACGCTCAACGCAGGAGCGGCTTCAGGAACTCAGATGCCTGAAACAGCAAGCCAGGACACCAAAGGGGCTGACGCCAGATGCACTTCGCCGGGTGACGGGCTGGAGTACCGCCAGCCTGAATGCCCTAGAACAGGCGGAGCTGTTGATGCGGCTGCGACCGCTCGAGAACGAAGACTGTGGCGAACCGAGCAGTCTTGAGAGAGAGCGCCCGCTCCCGGATGGGGTCATGGCCTCCCAATGGTTGGCATCGATCCCCCAACGGCACCGCCAAGTCGTCGAGCTGGTGGTGTTGGAGGGATTGAGCCTGCGCCGCGCGGGTCACGCTCTCGGCATCAGTGCGGCCACGGTCCGGCGCAGGCTTCAGCTGGGGCTGGCGGAACTCAGGACTCAGCTGAATCCTGCATCTGACGCTCCAGGGTGCTGA
- a CDS encoding DUF3370 domain-containing protein yields the protein MRPLAIALLGGVMVAPCPALADVALMAGQQAKPLQGRFNTVPVLHSNQPEEVHGPGILVTTTPGQSIAAETGAPLANATYTFNGEFGIHVHHKYYPHDKSRMGSGGGRRGELTLATLLINPSSQPVHIRFEKGAVRNSFEAPYQANNLMGVKPLGHRPWNTGPGDATAVQMLRGKLDRKLAEEITIPAHSRVVLFSTQLPAKGIANGLLKGRSDGPFQMAVVAAEDPQSDDDLMAVLDQRRLAPGRVYLSRIRQIENGTVFSRVAGVAIGDEYTASLSHDLQQGALHIPLTSTNRHHFGTGEVQINPLATRMVDSSLNNVGTYGVRFDVSMNLTGSGPHQLVLSHPTVNGRGRFTAFRGSIRIETADGYQEVHVGMKSGQSLPIADLYLKPGQVNSVKVSLVYPADATPGHLLSVVPDQQLAQLKEREALVEASEVAAKVAPAAAPVAVVTAPPAFEPVTIRPTAPALVPPPQWVQPPPALPNLNGVSAAVISPIRMSESLMLRYQQAVEAQQKMMNTLLGR from the coding sequence ATGAGACCCCTCGCGATTGCTCTCCTCGGCGGCGTCATGGTCGCTCCGTGCCCCGCCCTCGCGGACGTGGCCTTGATGGCTGGCCAGCAAGCCAAGCCACTGCAGGGCCGATTCAATACCGTCCCAGTCCTGCACTCGAACCAACCTGAGGAGGTGCACGGTCCTGGGATTTTGGTCACGACGACGCCTGGTCAGAGCATCGCAGCGGAGACCGGGGCGCCCCTCGCCAATGCGACCTACACCTTCAACGGTGAGTTCGGCATTCACGTTCATCACAAGTACTACCCCCACGACAAAAGTCGGATGGGCAGCGGCGGCGGCCGCCGCGGCGAACTGACACTGGCCACCCTGCTGATCAACCCATCGAGCCAACCGGTTCACATTCGCTTCGAGAAGGGAGCCGTTCGCAACAGCTTTGAGGCTCCCTATCAAGCGAACAACTTGATGGGGGTCAAACCCTTGGGGCACCGCCCTTGGAATACGGGCCCAGGAGACGCGACCGCGGTGCAGATGCTACGAGGCAAGCTCGATAGAAAACTGGCCGAGGAGATCACGATTCCGGCCCACAGCAGGGTGGTGTTGTTCAGCACCCAACTCCCGGCGAAAGGCATCGCCAACGGCCTCCTAAAAGGTCGCAGTGACGGGCCCTTCCAGATGGCGGTCGTCGCCGCGGAAGACCCGCAGAGCGACGACGATCTGATGGCCGTACTGGATCAACGACGCTTGGCTCCAGGCCGGGTTTACCTCAGCCGGATCCGGCAAATTGAGAATGGAACCGTGTTTTCACGCGTGGCCGGCGTTGCAATCGGCGATGAGTACACAGCCAGCCTCTCCCACGATCTGCAGCAAGGGGCCCTGCACATTCCCCTGACGAGCACGAACCGCCACCACTTCGGCACCGGAGAGGTCCAAATCAATCCTCTGGCGACCCGAATGGTCGACTCCTCCCTGAACAACGTGGGGACCTATGGGGTGCGCTTTGACGTCTCCATGAACCTGACGGGCTCAGGCCCCCACCAATTGGTCTTGAGCCATCCGACCGTCAATGGTCGTGGGCGCTTCACGGCCTTCCGCGGTTCAATTCGCATTGAGACGGCCGATGGCTACCAGGAGGTGCATGTCGGCATGAAATCGGGTCAGAGCCTGCCCATTGCCGATCTCTACCTCAAGCCAGGACAAGTCAATTCGGTCAAAGTCAGCCTGGTCTATCCAGCGGATGCAACTCCGGGCCATTTGCTGAGCGTTGTTCCCGATCAGCAGTTGGCGCAGCTCAAAGAACGTGAAGCCCTGGTGGAGGCCTCAGAGGTCGCCGCGAAAGTTGCCCCAGCTGCGGCACCCGTCGCCGTGGTCACCGCTCCACCGGCTTTTGAACCCGTGACGATTCGACCGACCGCACCGGCGCTCGTGCCACCTCCACAGTGGGTCCAACCGCCACCGGCACTGCCCAACCTGAATGGGGTCTCAGCCGCTGTGATCAGCCCCATTCGGATGAGCGAGAGCCTGATGCTGCGCTATCAACAGGCCGTGGAGGCCCAACAAAAGATGATGAACACCCTCTTGGGTCGATAA